Proteins from a single region of Alphaproteobacteria bacterium LSUCC0719:
- the recA gene encoding recombinase RecA codes for MAGVVVDLQMKNDDKAKALEAAIGQIEKAFGKGSVMKLGQREAAADVQAISTGSLGLDIGLGIGGFPKGRIVEIYGPESSGKTTLALHAVAEAQKEGGNCAFVDAEHALDPVYARKLGVNIDDLLISQPDAGEQALEIADTLVRSGAIDVLVIDSVAALVPRAELEGEMGDTHVGLHARLMSQALRKLTSSIARSNCLVIFINQIRLKIGVMFGNPETTTGGNALKFYASVRLDIRRIGAIKDRDEVIGNQTRVKVVKNKVAAPFRTIEFDIMYGEGISKMGELLDLGVAAGIVEKSGAWISYNGQRIGQGRENAKNFLRENTALAEEIEAAIRQNAGLVGDQMLDQSIAETPEAVVPSSPDEPLAPGEGSGAVPE; via the coding sequence ATGGCTGGAGTCGTGGTGGACCTGCAAATGAAGAATGATGACAAAGCCAAGGCGCTTGAAGCTGCCATTGGCCAGATTGAAAAGGCGTTCGGCAAGGGCTCGGTAATGAAGCTCGGCCAGCGCGAGGCGGCGGCTGACGTTCAGGCGATCTCGACCGGGTCGCTCGGTCTCGATATCGGACTTGGCATCGGCGGCTTTCCAAAGGGGCGGATCGTCGAGATCTATGGTCCCGAATCCTCGGGCAAGACAACGCTGGCGCTGCATGCGGTGGCCGAGGCCCAGAAAGAGGGTGGCAATTGCGCCTTTGTCGACGCTGAACATGCGCTTGACCCTGTCTATGCCCGCAAGCTCGGTGTGAATATTGACGATCTGCTGATTTCCCAGCCTGACGCAGGTGAACAGGCGCTCGAGATTGCCGATACGCTGGTGCGCTCGGGTGCGATCGACGTTCTGGTCATCGATTCGGTGGCGGCGCTGGTGCCGCGGGCCGAGCTTGAGGGTGAAATGGGGGATACCCATGTCGGACTCCATGCCCGCCTGATGAGCCAGGCGCTGCGCAAGCTGACCTCATCGATTGCGCGGAGCAACTGTCTGGTGATCTTCATCAACCAGATCCGACTGAAGATCGGCGTGATGTTCGGCAATCCCGAAACCACCACAGGTGGTAACGCGCTGAAATTCTATGCTTCGGTTCGTCTTGATATTCGCCGGATCGGGGCGATCAAGGATCGTGACGAGGTGATCGGCAACCAGACCCGTGTCAAGGTGGTCAAGAACAAGGTCGCCGCGCCATTCCGTACCATCGAATTCGACATCATGTATGGCGAGGGCATCTCCAAGATGGGAGAGCTTCTCGATCTTGGCGTCGCCGCCGGCATTGTGGAAAAATCGGGGGCCTGGATTTCCTATAATGGTCAGCGGATCGGGCAGGGGCGGGAAAATGCCAAGAATTTCCTGCGCGAGAATACCGCTCTTGCCGAAGAGATCGAGGCGGCGATCCGGCAGAATGCAGGCCTTGTCGGCGACCAGATGCTCGACCAGTCGATTGCGGAAACGCCCGAAGCTGTGGTGCCGTCCTCACCGGATGAGCCTCTGGCCCCCGGCGAAGGTTCAGGCGCCGTGCCTGAGTAA